The DNA sequence CAAAGTAAACAGATTGActataaaatgataatggaacaaACTAGAAGTCAAAGATCATACAAATAGAGTTCAGAGTCAAACATAAAGATAATAGATGATTGAGGGAACATTTCCTGAATCTATAATAATATTCATGTCAAATATGACTCAGGCAAAAGCATCATTAACCAGACAACATAGCTCTAAAAGACAATTACAGTAGTATGATCGACATCGATTATGACATCAGAGCCCCGGATTATAGCTATCTGCTGATAGCAGAAATGAAAGAGACTTCTATTACCAAAAGTTTGATATATTCAGAACGTGCAAAGGTAAAACCATCCAGCTGCTTCAACTACTGCAGCAATGTCTACAAGACTTCAAACACAGAGCTACCAGAATTTCAAACATAGTTATAACCCTCGCAGACACCAGTACAGACAACAAGTATATATACCTTTGTGACTTTGCTAGGCACCTAAAATCTACTGCAGATCATGCATATAGAACTAGATGGTTTCAAAAAAGCAAAGTGAGCAAACTCACATACCTGAGCAGCCTATGAAACTAGATGGTTTCAAAAAAGCAAAGTGAGCAAACTCACATACctttggaggagaaggagagagtCGCGGACGGGCGGCGCCTAGGGTTCCTAGCAGGCGGAGTGCCCAGGCTCACCGACGGGCGGGCGGCCGCGCGTGGATCTTCGGCCCTCGGCGACGTCTAGGGTTCTGACAGGGCGGAGCGCACGGGCTCGCACATGGACGGAAGCAGGTCGTCGAGCTCGCGGAAGAAGAGCTCGTGGACGCGCCGACGAAGAGCTCGTGGACGACCGAGGTCCTCGGCCAGACTCGCCGAGCTCGTGGAGGCGCGCGTGGGCGGGCGGCCGTGTGCAGATCTGGCTCCCGGCGGCAGCAGAGTGGTGGCGTGGCACGGGCACCAGcgaagggggagggggaggagagCGCGGGGAGGAGAGTGGTGGCGTTGCACGGCACCGGcgaagggggagggggaggagagTGGTGGCGTGGAAatcgggcggcggcggctagggttccgaTCGGGGGGAATCGGGCAGCCTGACGGCGTCCAACTGCGAATGAGAACGCCCTGGCTTAGGCGCTGCGAACGGAAGGGGGTTTTATGGAGGGCAgccccactgtaagggcggttcagaTGTGAACCGCCCTTATTGTGGTTTTCttgaaatttaaaatcatttttttaatttagttAAAGTTCAAAATGTATTTATATAATAATTTTAATTTATTCCATGTATTTTTATACttaatttatatatattatataatttcAAACTATTCCAAGTTTTTGTATCTTTAATTTATATACATTATATAATTTCAAACTAAATTGGTTtggaattaaaaaataaaattgtgtAAACTTAAAAATTCTTTAGTGCCTCACTTGACCTAATATGTAATAATTTTGAATTATTTCATACATTTTTATGattagtttatatatatatatatatatatgcaaagtttattcatttttgtctactttgaccaagtcaaacattggatttttgacaaaatacactttgaccggacccgagatggtctcagatgcaaaagtcatgaatacaaagtttgttccccttctcaagatacacatttggtgtaatggtcaacttttcatatgagatggtttggaccactcaaattttgaaatttcaaatttttactgctacacgcacgttttcgggaccctaaatggccccaactccgaaagtcatgaatagcaactttgttccactcatcaagatgtacatttgatatataggacatttttgcatttgacaaagcgttaagaaagtgcagttctaaatccacaagtcccgcatgtagtttcataaagtctatgtgtgattcaagattttgtgactagagtttacaaacactttctcaaatgcaaaaatgtcctatgtatgaaatgtgtatcttgatgagctctaactaccttgtattcaaaagtttttcatttgaggtcatttactcactcgtttgaccaggtttgtccaagccacgccttgggttttcaaaacatgtgaactgagttttctttaacttttccaaatgcaaaaatgtattgtgtaccaaaggtagaccttgatgagatctaactatgttgtattcaattttttttcatttgaggtcttttattgcctagtttgacctagtttgaccaagtcaaacattggatttttgacaaaatacactttgaccggacccgagatggtctcagatgcaaaagtcatgaatacaaagtttgttccccttctCAAGACACACATTTGGTGtcatggtcaacttttcatatgagatggtttggaccactcaaattttgaaatttcaaatttttactgctacacgcacgttttcgggacccatGGATCATCCTGGTAGCCTATGCTGTGAAGGTCCACGACCCTCAATCCGATTTCATTGAATTCATGTTGCTTGATCCAGCGACATCGAAATAGGGCCACATTTAGTGCCTCAGTTCCATAGTCAAGTTCCCATATATCTTCAATTATGCCAAAGTAATCGATCTTTTGTCCCCCTGCGCCGATAACCACTGCTcgaacaccactgttttggttcaCACATTTACTATCCTTTGCGTGGGTATAGTATGTGTACCCATTGATCTCATAAGAACTCCAAGATGTCACCTGTCTTGATGGCCCCGCTGCCAACTTACTGATGGTAATAGAATCTATGGTTTCTCCAGGCTGTATGTTTTGGTCCTTCAACCATGAAGTTAGGCGTTGCTTGTGTTGTTTCATGACCCAATCACCTGTACGACCATTTCTCTCTGATTGGATGATCTCCATGTGTTCATCAATATATGGTTCCATCAGTTTTGTGCTCGCCAAGACAGCGTAGTGCGCCCGACTCACTTCAGCGTATTCATTGTCGATGAAGATTTTTCTACCATTTGTGCCCTTCCCGGCCAGCCTACCCTTGTAGTGAGAATCGGGAATACCAATCCCTCTCTATACTTTTAGGTACTCTTGACAGCACTCGATGACTTCTTCACTACTGTAGCCCTCTATCATAGAGCCCTCTGGGTATGCACGATTATGCACATATCGACTTAGAACCGACATGAACCGCTCATACGACCACATTTCATGCAAGTAGCAAGGGCCCAACGCCTGTATCTGATGAACCATGTGAATCATGAGATGTACCATAGGGTCGAAGAAAGCGGGAGGTAAACACATCTCTAGTTGGTTTTGGGTCTCTACGACAAAATCATGTAGGTCACTCAGCTCTGTCTTGCTAATCTTCTTCTGTGAGATCTTCGACCAGAAGTAGCACATGCGGGTGATAGCCATCTTCAAAAACTCTGGCTTGATAGCCCTTATTGCGATTGGTAGGAACACCGTCAGCATCATATGACAATCGTGAGCCTTGCAGTGTGGAAATGATAGGTCCTTCATCGACACTAGCTTCTTCGGGTTTGCCGAAAACCCAGTCGGGACTTTGATCCCCTTCACAGAAGTGCATaaacctctcctctcttctaggtCCAGGTTGTAGCTAGCCGCGGGTAGGGTGTATTTTCCAGTTTTTGTCTCAAGTACCGGGTGAAGCTCTGGCATCACATGTAGCTGCTCCATGTCTCTCCTTGCTTTGAGACTATCCTTTGACTTCGGTGTGTCCATCAAGGTAGCGATGAGACTCTCAAAGACATTCTTCTGCACATGCATAGCATCAATGGCATGGGGGACCTCCAATTGTTGCCAATATTCAAGATACTGAAAGAAGATTGACTTTTTCTTAAAAGGCACGCCTTCAATAGGAGGTGTGCTTCTATCTCTAGGTGTTCCatccattttcttctttccataGATGACACTTATATTTTTCACCATTTGGAACACATATTGTCCATCATGACGTCTCTCCGGAGGTCGATCTTCATCCTCTGGGATGTTGCCAAAATACTTTAAGTACACTTTGCTGCGGTACTTGTGACCTTGCTTTAAAAAGCGACGATTCCTGATGTAAACAATCTTCTTAGATCCATCTAGGTACACCCATTTAGTATCATCCAGACAGACTAAGCATCCTGTCTTGCCTTTGATTTGTCCAGACAAGGCAAACAATGCAGGGTGGTCGTTGATAGTCACAAATATTATTGCTCTTAATGTGAAGGTCTCCTTTTGGAAAGCATCATACATCAGCTCCCCTGTCCTCCATAGTTTCTCGAATTCTTCCATCACAGGCTCGAGGAACACGTCCATATCAAAGCCTGGTTGCTGAGGGCCAGAAACAAGAACAGTGAGGAAAAGATACTTTCTCTTCTGACACAACCACGTTGGGATGTTGTACATGGTCAAgatcactggccaagtgctatggtTGCTCGTCCTCTCGTTGAAGGGATTCATTCCATCGGTGCTCAAGGCAAACCGTACATTCCTTGGGTCCGAACTGAACAGTGGGTTGTTATTATCGAAGTCCTGCCACTGACTGCCATCGGCCGGGTGTGCAATCACATCGTCATCGACCTTGCGCTCATCGTCCCACCATGTCATGAGCGCGGCTTCCTTAGGGTTCAGGAAAATACGCCTCAAGCGGTCGGTCACTGGCAGATACCACATTACCAAGGCAggaatttttctcttctttgcgtCGTTGCCTAATGGGGTGTCCTCTGGAGGTCGAGATTCTTGTACCACCTTTTTGGAACCCTTCTTACTCCTCTTGTTCCCGGTGGAGGCTTCTCCACCACTGTAAAGGTCATTGTCCTTGTACCGACTTGCCCCACAACGAGGACATTTATCCAGACCTTCGAACGTTTCACCACGAAAAAGGATACAATGGTTGGGGCATGCATGGATCTTTTCAACACCCATTGTCAATGGACTTATGACCTTCTTAGCATGGTATGTGTTGGAGGGAACTAAGTTCGGCAGTGGCAGCACAGATGAAAGAAGATGCAACAGATCGTCAAAACTGCAGTCTGACCAGCCGTACTTAGCCTTCAGgatgagtagctcaagcacaaaaCGGAGCAGTGTCCAATGTGTTGGACAGCCCTTCTCAACACCATACACAGTCTCCTTTGACGCTGTTTTCACCCGCTCTAGATTTTCTAGACCCTTCTTCTGTTGTAGTATTTCTGGTCCAATGGCCCGAAGCATTTCCTCTAAGTTGTCAAAGTTTTCTGCATCCCCCTCACATGCTCCAACATCATTATTGTCAACACCGCCAACATCCCCATCATTATTGTCGACACCACCGACATCATCACCACGTGCTTGTTCATTTGCTGAATCATGTTGCATTTGTGCTTCAAACATGTCTGCGTATTGGGACAACAATTGGCCTTCTTCAGCATCGTCTTCTTGGTCATCATCGTTGCCATCAAGAAACATTACTTCACCATGATGAAGCCATACTGTGTAGTTCGGGACAAATCCTCGCCTAATCAGATGTGATCTGATGATTTCCACATCATAAGTTGCTAAGTGGTTCTTGCAATCTTTACAGGGACAAATAACTGAACAATTATTTCCTGTTGACAACGTCTTTGCATGATTCACTGCGATTGTAATAAATTTGTCCACCTCATCAGCATAGGCTTGTGAGTACCTTGGCAAACCATACATCCAAGTAGCCCTATTCTCCATCtttacataaataaaaaaattaattagttgagaataattattagcaacaattaataagtaacaattattatctaccattattagcaacaattagtagctatcattattagcaataattgtgttagaaatgattattagacataattaatagtaccaattattatctaccattattagcaacaattaataagtaacaattattatctaccattattagcaacaattaataagtaacaattattatctaccattattagcaacaaataataagtaccaattattatctaccattattagcaataattaataagtaacaattattatctaccattattagcaacaattattagctatcattattggtaataattgtgttagaaacgattattagacataattaatattaccaaatattatctaccattattagcaacaattaataagtaacaattattatctaccatttttagcaacaattattatctatcattattagtaataattgtgttagaaacgattattagacataattaattttaccaattatgatctaccattattagaaacaattaatattAACAATAACTATTAGTTTACCAATAACTATTCATGCCAACCACATTccaaattcatgaaacaaaaacaaaaaaaggaaaccCTAGATCTAGAATGCCTTTTCTCTCCATACATGAAACTACAATTAATCTCCAATAAAATAAAGCTATATCACCTAATTGATGGTGCAAGGTGGTGTCTCTACCTATTCTACACTAATAGCATCATAGATAAGCTCTAATTTGGTCAACACAAAGCTCAAGCtccatggaagagagagaaaaccaaaatgtaaattgctcactaaccaaccaataaaacatggattagagggtgggaatagcattttcttaccttaaacaagctccccaccaaaggatttaagttcaaaacctccccccttcctagagtgattttagggaggtgcccaaggcctcccaaaccttttttttgcgagtggaagtgagtggcgtcggggaggaagaagagtggGCTGGCTACTTATGCTACAGACCTCTGTAGgggcggttggtgttaccagccgcccctacagtgcctcccccactgtaagggcggctggtaacaccaaccgcccCTACAGAGAACACTGCAAGGGCGGCTGGCTTTGTGCTTGGCTGCccacccactgtaagggcggttcaaaTGTTAACCGCCCCTACAGTGTGGGGAGGGGCGCTCTCTTAGTAAGTTTTTCACGTAGTGTCCATGGCCAGAGGATGGATATGATCAAGAGCTTGCCTGATTGTGCACTGTTTCTTGGGTTGAATGGCTCAATGTGCCTTCCGGTTAGGGATTTCCCTGGTTTAAAACCCGATTGCGCCTACGTTACCGACGATTTCCTGGAGTATGTCAACATGTTGAAGTATAATCCCCGAGAAGTTGGCATTTGGAGCTTGGCTGAGCAAAGCATGTCGAGACTTGTTGATGTCTCGCCCGTTGTTTATCCTTGGCTAACTTGGCCATCTCCTATTTGGATAAAACCATCCTTTATCTAGCTAATGGAGAATGCGAGTTAAGTAAAACTCATGTCGTACTTCTTTTGTATGTGACTAGCAAGGTGTATGCGTGGCTAGATGTGATACAAAATTTGTCAATTATCCTTTAATATTGAGTTATAAATTTTGTTGAGCTCAATCAGCTAGTTGGGTTCTTTGTGGTGAAACCTGCTCATATGTGTTCAACCTGCTCACATGTGATCAAGTCCCGGACTTGACATGGGTACTCGTATTTTTCTCGATTTATTTCAGAATTTGACGATGCTATTCTTTTAGTGGTAGACGACGTGTCCGTCAATAGCGAGACGTCTCTCAAAATAATTTTTGTACACACATTTGCAAATATTTAGAACATGCAACAATCATAAAAGATTGG is a window from the Sorghum bicolor cultivar BTx623 chromosome 5, Sorghum_bicolor_NCBIv3, whole genome shotgun sequence genome containing:
- the LOC110435992 gene encoding uncharacterized protein LOC110435992, whose product is MYGLPRYSQAYADEVDKFITIAVNHAKTLSTGNNCSVICPCKDCKNHLATYDVEIIRSHLIRRGFVPNYTVWLHHGEVMFLDGNDDDQEDDAEEGQLLSQYADMFEAQMQHDSANEQARGDDVGGVDNNDGDVGGVDNNDVGACEGDAENFDNLEEMLRAIGPEILQQKKGLENLERVKTASKETVYGVEKGCPTHWTLLRFVLELLILKAKYGWSDCSFDDLLHLLSSVLPLPNLVPSNTYHAKKVISPLTMGVEKIHACPNHCILFRGETFEGLDKCPRCGASRYKDNDLYSGGEASTGNKRSKKGSKKVVQESRPPEDTPLGNDAKKRKIPALVMWYLPVTDRLRRIFLNPKEAALMTWWDDERKVDDDVIAHPADGSQWQDFDNNNPLFSSDPRNVRFALSTDGMNPFNERTSNHSTWPVILTMYNIPTWLCQKRKYLFLTVLVSGPQQPGFDMDVFLEPVMEEFEKLWRTGELMYDAFQKETFTLRAIIFVTINDHPALFALSGQIKGKTGCLVCLDDTKWVYLDGSKKIVYIRNRRFLKQGHKYRSKVYLKYFGNIPEDEDRPPERRHDGQYVFQMVKNISVIYGKKKMDGTPRDRSTPPIEGVPFKKKSIFFQYLEYWQQLEVPHAIDAMHVQKNVFESLIATLMDTPKSKDSLKARRDMEQLHVMPELHPVLETKTGKYTLPAASYNLDLEERRGLCTSVKGIKVPTGFSANPKKLVSMKDLSFPHCKAHDCHMMLTVFLPIAIRAIKPEFLKMAITRMCYFWSKISQKKISKTELSDLHDFVVETQNQLEMCLPPAFFDPMVHLMIHMVHQIQALGPCYLHEMWSYERFMSVLSRYVHNRAYPEGSMIEGYSSEEVIECCQEYLKV